A DNA window from Acidobacteriota bacterium contains the following coding sequences:
- a CDS encoding FadR family transcriptional regulator, translated as MQVVEHVRALIASGEVKPGDRLPPERELARKLQISRSSLRAGIGFLSAMGVLKSRHGAGTFVSSGPPALDSNSLSVLGVLHGFLPWQMFEARLVLEASVAELAAERATDEHIAELAEEVAEMYASLDDPQEYLIHDVRFHRTIARAAGNPILGALMETITANLYENRSKTVQKAQDLKESAEMHREIYRAIRSHNPAGARRTMEVHLNLARTAQDAETDTALPALDRIAAKTAS; from the coding sequence ATGCAGGTCGTCGAGCACGTCCGCGCGCTCATCGCCTCCGGTGAAGTGAAACCGGGCGACCGCCTTCCTCCCGAGCGTGAACTCGCGCGCAAGCTCCAGATCTCGCGCTCCAGCCTTCGCGCAGGCATCGGCTTCCTCTCCGCCATGGGAGTCCTCAAGAGCCGCCACGGCGCCGGGACCTTCGTCTCCTCCGGCCCTCCGGCATTGGATTCCAACTCGCTCTCCGTCCTCGGCGTCCTCCACGGCTTCCTGCCCTGGCAGATGTTCGAGGCGCGCCTCGTCCTCGAGGCCTCCGTCGCCGAACTCGCCGCCGAGCGTGCCACCGACGAGCACATCGCAGAATTGGCCGAAGAGGTCGCCGAGATGTACGCCTCTCTCGACGATCCCCAGGAATATCTCATCCACGACGTCCGCTTCCATCGCACCATCGCCCGTGCAGCGGGAAACCCCATCCTCGGCGCGCTCATGGAGACCATCACCGCCAATCTCTACGAGAACCGCTCCAAGACCGTCCAGAAGGCGCAGGACCTCAAGGAGTCGGCGGAGATGCACCGCGAGATCTACCGCGCCATCCGCTCCCACAACCCCGCCGGAGCCCGCCGCACCATGGAAGTGCATCTCAACCTCGCTCGCACCGCGCAAGACGCCGAGACCGACACCGCACTGCCCGCTCTCGACCGCATAGCCGCCAAAACCGCCTCCTGA
- a CDS encoding TatD family hydrolase produces MLIDSHAHLDFYTTHPTDRDEILARAWDADVRTILAIGIGENPSEMHLALDLANAVEGDRQPRVFASAGIHPEQAHNATPEALAELTRLAGQSRCVAVGEIGLDYYHLENPDIETQKHAFVTQMKIAVQLQKPIIIHCRTSELATPKAKEKYGPADAWADTLTLITEHFKPAKLPGIMHCFSGNIDDAKRSLDLGFYLSFAGNLTYPKAQSIRDAAAFAPADRILVETDAPFLAPVPLRGQRNEPAFVTHTAAALAELRGISTDELAVQTTENFHRLFPTTRETQRLK; encoded by the coding sequence ATGCTCATCGACTCCCACGCGCATCTCGACTTCTACACCACGCACCCGACTGACCGGGACGAGATCCTCGCGCGCGCCTGGGATGCCGACGTAAGAACCATCCTCGCCATCGGAATCGGCGAGAACCCCTCCGAGATGCACCTCGCTCTCGACCTGGCCAACGCCGTCGAAGGCGACCGTCAGCCCCGTGTCTTCGCATCAGCAGGCATTCATCCCGAGCAGGCGCACAACGCCACGCCGGAAGCTCTCGCCGAGCTGACCCGTCTCGCCGGACAGTCGCGCTGCGTCGCCGTCGGAGAGATCGGGCTCGACTATTACCACCTTGAAAACCCCGATATCGAGACGCAGAAGCATGCCTTCGTTACCCAGATGAAGATCGCCGTCCAACTCCAGAAGCCGATCATCATCCACTGCCGCACCTCCGAGCTTGCCACGCCAAAAGCCAAAGAAAAGTACGGTCCCGCCGACGCCTGGGCCGATACTCTGACCCTCATCACCGAACACTTCAAGCCTGCAAAGCTGCCAGGAATCATGCACTGCTTCTCGGGAAACATCGACGACGCAAAACGCTCGCTCGATCTCGGCTTCTACCTCTCCTTCGCCGGAAACCTAACCTACCCGAAGGCGCAGAGCATTCGCGACGCAGCTGCCTTCGCTCCCGCCGACCGTATCCTCGTCGAGACCGACGCGCCTTTCCTCGCCCCGGTTCCGCTTCGCGGCCAGCGCAACGAACCCGCCTTCGTTACCCACACCGCGGCAGCCCTTGCCGAGCTGCGTGGCATCTCAACCGATGAACTGGCAGTGCAGACAACGGAAAACTTCCACCGGCTCTTTCCCACTACTCGCGAAACGCAACGCCTGAAATAA
- a CDS encoding YajQ family cyclic di-GMP-binding protein yields the protein MASDNSFDVVSKVEIQEVKNAIDQASKEVHARFDLKDSKSSIELQGQDVIQLASQDEYKLKAVIEILSQKLVKRGVSLKNIEYEKIEPAAGSSVRQKIKLKQGINSDAAKKIVALIKDSKLKAQASIQGDTVRVVSKDRDILQQIMGKLRGGDFGVDLQFTNYRSN from the coding sequence ATGGCATCCGATAACAGCTTCGACGTCGTCAGCAAGGTTGAGATTCAAGAGGTCAAGAACGCCATCGACCAGGCAAGCAAAGAGGTCCACGCCCGCTTCGACCTCAAGGACTCCAAGTCCTCCATCGAGCTTCAGGGGCAGGATGTCATCCAGCTTGCCTCGCAGGACGAGTACAAACTCAAGGCGGTCATCGAGATCCTCTCGCAGAAGCTGGTCAAGCGCGGAGTCTCGCTCAAAAACATCGAGTACGAGAAGATCGAGCCCGCCGCCGGCTCCTCCGTGCGCCAGAAGATCAAGCTGAAGCAGGGCATCAACTCCGACGCCGCAAAGAAGATCGTCGCCCTCATCAAGGACTCCAAGCTCAAGGCCCAGGCCTCCATCCAGGGCGACACCGTCCGCGTCGTCTCCAAAGACCGCGACATCCTGCAACAGATCATGGGCAAGCTCCGCGGTGGAGACTTCGGCGTCGACCTCCAATTCACCAACTATCGCAGTAACTAG
- the metG gene encoding methionine--tRNA ligase subunit beta, which produces MSEAQKKFYLTTPIYYVNARPHIGHAYTTIAADVIARRQRLLLGDDNVWFLTGTDEHGQKVQRSAEAAGITPQQFTDQVSAQFEGLWKRMGITHNDYIRTTEPRHKQGVQKLFSELYSRGHIYLDTYTGQYSVGEEMFVDGPPGTIGPDGKPTETVTEENFYFRLSAYQAELIDRIEADEDDPKAFRIEPESRRNEVLSFLRGNVSSNIPAAQDGVILSEARSAESKDLHFSAKGTPYVPGALKDLSISRSSFDWGIPVPEPAASATKKKHVIYVWLDALANYMTAIGYGSDKPVDIAKLEKFWPADLHLVGKEIIRFHCVYWPAFLLAAGLPLPKKVQAHGWLLFEESKMSKSRGNIVRTETILDAFGSLLVTNGVSSRPAPSSRPEARSAAVEGSASLPPKHDQDLFASDVLRYFLLREIPFGQDGSFSFDALVQRYNSDLANGYGNLVSRTLTMIQKYSSSQIPTAIKLEPNELPEHAQRYFFGFISGPGKWAFANETEKKDFQLRFSAGPLELGINQAFKNFDLARVVENPMWAISGTDSYLSSNAPWKMAEGIERDDVLYTSAESIRIITALLYPILPYSTSKVWEQLGLGDIEAAAKSGVLNNLQWGGLKPGTKLGPLGPIFPRAPKELIQVMTDAEQNTTATTQTAEPPASQSSEAASSAAVPVAETAAEASAPIAIDDFAKIDLRVARVLVAERIPKADKLLRLEVDLGTEKRQILSGIAQWYAPEDLIGRRIIIVANLAPRKMRGLESHGMLLAASHGEDGKPILATFADSDQIELGSRLK; this is translated from the coding sequence ATGTCTGAAGCGCAGAAGAAGTTCTACCTCACCACGCCGATCTACTACGTCAACGCGCGCCCCCACATCGGCCACGCCTACACCACCATCGCGGCCGACGTCATCGCCCGCCGCCAGCGTCTTCTCCTGGGCGACGACAACGTCTGGTTCCTCACCGGAACCGACGAGCACGGCCAGAAGGTCCAGCGCTCCGCCGAGGCCGCCGGAATCACCCCGCAGCAGTTCACCGACCAGGTCTCCGCTCAGTTCGAGGGGCTCTGGAAGCGCATGGGCATCACCCACAACGACTACATCCGCACCACCGAACCCCGGCACAAGCAGGGCGTCCAGAAGCTCTTCAGCGAGCTCTACTCGCGCGGCCACATCTACCTCGACACCTATACCGGCCAATACTCCGTAGGCGAGGAGATGTTCGTCGACGGCCCCCCCGGAACCATCGGCCCCGACGGCAAACCCACAGAGACCGTCACCGAAGAAAACTTCTACTTCCGCCTCAGCGCCTACCAGGCCGAACTGATCGACCGCATCGAAGCAGATGAAGACGATCCCAAAGCCTTCCGCATCGAACCCGAGTCCCGCCGCAACGAAGTCCTCAGCTTCCTTCGCGGCAACGTCTCTTCAAATATCCCAGCCGCTCAGGATGGTGTCATCCTGAGCGAAGCGCGCAGCGCGGAGTCGAAGGACCTGCATTTCTCCGCCAAAGGTACCCCCTACGTCCCTGGCGCACTCAAGGACCTCTCCATCTCGCGCAGCTCCTTCGACTGGGGCATCCCCGTCCCCGAGCCCGCCGCATCCGCCACAAAGAAGAAGCACGTCATCTACGTCTGGCTCGACGCCCTCGCCAACTACATGACCGCCATCGGCTACGGCTCCGATAAGCCCGTCGACATCGCGAAGCTCGAAAAGTTCTGGCCCGCCGACCTCCACCTCGTCGGCAAAGAGATCATCCGCTTCCACTGCGTCTACTGGCCCGCCTTCCTCCTCGCCGCCGGCCTCCCGCTGCCGAAGAAAGTACAGGCCCACGGCTGGTTGCTCTTTGAAGAGTCGAAGATGTCGAAGTCGCGCGGCAACATCGTCCGCACCGAAACCATCCTCGACGCCTTCGGCTCCCTACTCGTCACCAACGGTGTGTCATCCCGACCAGCCCCGTCATCCCGACCGGAGGCGCGCAGCGCCGCAGTGGAGGGATCTGCTTCTCTACCACCAAAGCACGATCAGGACCTCTTCGCCTCCGACGTCCTCCGCTACTTCCTCCTCCGCGAGATCCCCTTCGGCCAGGACGGCAGCTTCTCCTTCGACGCCCTCGTGCAGCGCTACAACTCCGACCTGGCCAACGGCTACGGCAACCTCGTCAGTCGCACTCTGACCATGATTCAGAAATATTCAAGTTCGCAGATTCCGACCGCAATTAAGCTTGAACCCAACGAACTGCCTGAACACGCACAACGATATTTCTTTGGCTTCATCAGCGGCCCTGGTAAATGGGCATTTGCTAACGAAACAGAGAAAAAGGATTTTCAACTTAGATTTTCGGCGGGTCCTCTCGAACTGGGTATCAATCAAGCATTTAAGAACTTTGATTTAGCCAGGGTTGTTGAAAATCCCATGTGGGCGATATCTGGTACGGATAGCTATTTGAGTAGTAACGCACCGTGGAAGATGGCCGAAGGTATTGAAAGGGATGATGTGCTCTATACCTCCGCCGAATCCATCCGCATCATCACTGCGCTCCTCTACCCCATACTTCCCTACTCCACTTCAAAGGTCTGGGAACAACTTGGCCTTGGAGACATCGAAGCCGCCGCAAAATCCGGCGTGCTAAATAATCTTCAATGGGGCGGCCTCAAGCCCGGAACAAAGCTCGGCCCGCTCGGCCCCATCTTCCCCCGCGCACCCAAGGAACTCATTCAAGTCATGACCGACGCCGAACAGAACACCACCGCGACCACGCAGACCGCGGAGCCACCCGCGTCTCAATCCTCAGAAGCCGCGTCCTCTGCGGCCGTTCCTGTCGCTGAAACAGCAGCCGAAGCCTCAGCTCCCATCGCCATCGACGACTTCGCCAAGATCGACCTCCGCGTCGCCCGCGTCCTCGTCGCCGAGCGCATCCCCAAGGCCGACAAACTCCTCCGCCTCGAAGTCGACCTCGGCACCGAGAAGCGCCAGATCCTCTCCGGCATCGCGCAGTGGTACGCGCCCGAAGACCTCATCGGACGCCGCATCATCATCGTCGCCAACCTCGCCCCCCGCAAGATGCGCGGCCTAGAGTCGCACGGCATGTTGCTGGCCGCCTCGCACGGCGAAGACGGCAAACCCATCCTCGCCACCTTCGCCGACTCCGACCAGATCGAACTAGGCTCCCGCCTCAAATAG
- a CDS encoding cupin domain-containing protein: MKNLSRRDLCVALSALAAVGAGAVPEADAQARGNDVLDKSRTWTFESLPVKPSSNGGASRAVVQGVLATGEPVEVHETTLPAGQMPHPPHKHRHSEFIFIREGELEVNSNGTMSKVGPGGVIFNASNVMHGLKNVGTTMANYFVIAISRADG; encoded by the coding sequence ATGAAGAATTTAAGTCGACGTGATCTTTGTGTGGCTCTCTCTGCGCTGGCGGCGGTGGGAGCGGGGGCGGTGCCGGAGGCGGATGCCCAGGCACGGGGAAATGATGTTCTGGACAAGTCGCGGACGTGGACCTTCGAGTCGCTTCCGGTGAAGCCAAGTTCGAACGGTGGAGCGAGCCGTGCCGTGGTGCAGGGAGTTCTGGCAACGGGTGAGCCGGTGGAGGTGCATGAGACGACGCTGCCCGCGGGGCAGATGCCGCATCCTCCGCACAAGCATCGCCACTCGGAGTTCATCTTCATCCGCGAGGGCGAACTTGAGGTGAACAGCAACGGCACGATGAGCAAGGTTGGGCCGGGGGGAGTGATCTTCAACGCGTCGAACGTGATGCACGGGTTGAAGAATGTGGGCACGACGATGGCCAATTATTTTGTGATCGCGATCAGCCGGGCGGACGGGTGA
- a CDS encoding MFS transporter produces MSTNASSLSEPGFTTSAPDKTPIRWFVCFLLFLATTINYMDRSVFAFIEPLLHNVPFMGWDFSADKFHQTAFDNNFGNVIIVFQFAYGIGFIFAGRIIDKLGTKTGYALAILIWGLSSMSHSLVGSVMGFCIARAFLGLGESGNFPAAIKAIGEWFPTNERGKAVGLFNSGTNVSFFLTPILITFITARFGWRSAFLATGSLGMIWLVIWLAFPYNKLRRGATMTQAALAPVTEGGPLLSKLLTNRGTYAFALGKGLTDGVWWFYLFYLPQFLNRNYGLSLSESYWFIVTVYVVSSVGSIFGGSLSGWLMGRGYSVDKGRKLAMLSMALLVLPLIFVPHMGALFPTNPWPATLLIAIAAAAHQGWSANLFSTPSDMFPSTAVSTVVGIGGAVGAAGGAAFTWMVKHNLSLHPLVVFSIAASLYLIALAIFQILVPRLGPPKTA; encoded by the coding sequence ATGTCGACGAACGCCTCAAGCCTGTCCGAACCAGGCTTCACCACATCGGCCCCCGATAAGACCCCCATCCGCTGGTTCGTCTGCTTCCTGCTCTTCCTGGCCACCACCATCAACTACATGGACCGCTCGGTCTTCGCCTTCATCGAGCCGCTCCTGCACAACGTTCCCTTCATGGGCTGGGACTTCAGCGCCGACAAGTTCCACCAGACTGCCTTCGACAACAACTTCGGGAACGTCATCATCGTCTTCCAGTTCGCCTACGGCATCGGCTTCATCTTCGCCGGGCGCATCATCGACAAGCTCGGCACCAAGACCGGCTACGCCCTCGCCATCCTCATCTGGGGACTGTCGTCCATGAGCCACTCTCTCGTCGGCTCCGTCATGGGCTTCTGCATCGCGCGCGCTTTCCTCGGCCTCGGAGAATCCGGCAACTTCCCCGCCGCCATCAAGGCCATTGGAGAGTGGTTCCCCACCAACGAGCGCGGCAAGGCCGTGGGACTCTTCAACTCCGGCACCAACGTCAGCTTCTTCCTCACGCCGATCCTCATCACCTTCATCACGGCCCGGTTCGGCTGGCGCTCCGCCTTCCTCGCCACGGGGTCGCTCGGCATGATCTGGCTCGTCATCTGGCTGGCCTTCCCGTATAACAAGCTGCGCCGCGGCGCCACCATGACCCAGGCCGCGCTCGCCCCCGTCACCGAAGGCGGCCCACTGCTCAGCAAGCTACTCACCAACCGCGGCACCTACGCCTTCGCCCTCGGTAAAGGACTCACTGACGGTGTCTGGTGGTTCTATCTCTTCTATCTGCCCCAGTTCCTCAACCGGAACTACGGCCTCTCACTCTCCGAGTCTTACTGGTTCATCGTTACCGTCTACGTCGTCTCTTCCGTCGGCTCCATCTTCGGCGGCTCCCTCTCCGGCTGGCTCATGGGCCGCGGCTACTCCGTCGACAAGGGACGCAAGCTCGCGATGCTCTCGATGGCCCTGCTCGTTCTGCCGCTTATCTTCGTTCCGCACATGGGAGCGCTCTTCCCCACCAATCCCTGGCCGGCGACGCTGCTGATCGCCATCGCGGCCGCGGCACACCAGGGCTGGTCCGCCAACCTCTTCTCCACACCGTCCGACATGTTCCCCTCCACCGCCGTCTCCACCGTCGTCGGCATCGGAGGAGCAGTCGGCGCCGCTGGCGGTGCAGCCTTCACCTGGATGGTCAAGCACAACCTCTCACTTCATCCGCTCGTGGTCTTCTCCATCGCCGCAAGCCTCTACCTGATTGCTCTAGCGATCTTCCAGATTCTCGTTCCGCGCCTCGGACCGCCTAAAACGGCCTGA
- a CDS encoding VWA domain-containing protein, protein MRWSLTTVLLLVVSGTLCAQNTPNTDSTLHAATRLVVVPALVQSTTKEVVYSLKADDFLLTDKGVPQKVALDESDKQPLSLVVLMQTGSAAVREFDKYRGLETMLASMLGGAPNQVAIVNFDSKPEAASTFTSDIAQWTDAIDHPDPGDSGAAIMDALKFGLDLLAKRPANHRRVILLISQPQDSGSKTTAKEIARITGETNTAIYSVTFTPQITRLKGALKEPPHGSPPVDFGNGIRVASFDFTEALNMVIDSMRKDVAAEVASVSGGEAIRFESRQQLDDVVAMIGNHIRYRYMLSFTPSPADPGFHPIHVSLTHYPQLTVSARNGYWLTGSEESK, encoded by the coding sequence GTGCGCTGGTCTCTCACGACCGTTCTGCTACTTGTAGTTTCCGGAACGCTCTGTGCACAGAACACTCCGAACACCGATAGCACACTCCATGCTGCAACCAGACTCGTCGTAGTCCCTGCGTTAGTTCAAAGCACGACGAAAGAGGTTGTTTATTCGCTCAAAGCCGACGACTTCCTTCTAACAGATAAAGGCGTTCCCCAAAAAGTCGCGCTCGATGAATCCGACAAGCAACCGCTCTCGCTGGTAGTGCTGATGCAGACCGGCAGCGCGGCGGTGAGGGAGTTCGACAAGTACCGCGGCCTGGAGACGATGCTCGCGTCAATGCTCGGCGGTGCTCCCAACCAGGTTGCCATCGTCAACTTCGACAGCAAACCCGAGGCAGCATCGACGTTTACCTCCGATATTGCGCAGTGGACTGACGCAATCGATCATCCGGACCCCGGTGACAGTGGCGCCGCAATCATGGACGCTCTCAAGTTCGGCTTGGATCTGCTCGCAAAGCGGCCTGCCAATCACCGCAGGGTGATCCTGCTGATCTCACAGCCTCAGGACTCTGGAAGCAAGACCACGGCAAAAGAGATCGCCCGCATCACCGGCGAGACGAATACCGCTATCTACTCCGTGACCTTTACGCCCCAGATAACGAGACTCAAGGGCGCGTTGAAGGAACCTCCGCATGGAAGCCCGCCAGTGGATTTTGGCAATGGGATACGCGTGGCTTCCTTCGACTTCACCGAAGCATTGAATATGGTGATTGACTCGATGCGAAAGGACGTGGCCGCAGAGGTTGCCTCGGTCTCAGGCGGCGAAGCGATCCGCTTCGAGAGCCGGCAACAGTTGGACGATGTTGTTGCCATGATCGGTAATCACATTCGCTATCGCTACATGCTCAGTTTCACGCCGTCACCAGCAGACCCCGGCTTCCACCCCATCCACGTAAGCCTGACTCACTACCCGCAGCTTACTGTCTCGGCCAGAAACGGCTATTGGCTGACCGGTTCTGAAGAGTCGAAGTAG
- the xseB gene encoding exodeoxyribonuclease VII small subunit, with protein MADFEKRLTDLEAVVDRLEQGDLPLDESVRLFEEGMKLSQSCKRDLDDAEGRIQVLLEQGGGKMKPQPLEVETDEEDEITEEEDEE; from the coding sequence ATGGCGGACTTTGAGAAGAGATTGACAGACCTGGAAGCAGTCGTGGACCGGCTCGAACAGGGCGACCTCCCGCTCGACGAATCGGTGCGTCTCTTTGAAGAGGGAATGAAGCTCTCGCAAAGCTGCAAAAGGGATCTCGATGATGCCGAAGGGCGTATCCAGGTGCTCCTCGAACAGGGCGGCGGAAAGATGAAACCGCAGCCGCTTGAGGTTGAAACGGACGAAGAAGACGAGATCACCGAAGAAGAGGATGAAGAGTAG
- a CDS encoding alpha-L-fucosidase, which produces MKLTYRSIATGILLASASLGYAQLEGSAPIPQSTNHPVPAIQDTETPAQRDARMAWWRGARFGMFIHWGLYSIPAGEWHGQRTTHIGEWIMNDLSIPVADYKAFATQFNPTGFSAHDIVALAKAAGMKYIVITAKHHDGFAMFDSKVDPFNIVAATPFKRDPLKELAEECRKQGVKLGFYYSQSQDWTAPGGGAAYRDLPGHNKETGHWDKAQDGSFDDYLHKKSIPQIKELLENYKEFPVVVWFDTPGKAMTPERAAEVVKLLNKYPNLIWNNRLGGGYKGDTETPEQFIPPQGYPGRDWESCMTMNDTWGYKSFDTNFKSEETLLRNLIDIASKGGNYLLNIGPDSHGVVPAPEVERLRAMGKWLDVNGEAIYGTSATIFDTPTGTFSTTEKGRDGKPKFVPSWEWRSTTKPGKVYVEIFDWKNSFHVDKMPRKVTSAYLLADKAHKPLKFTQSGDALDVQLPAKALDPIATVLVLNTAK; this is translated from the coding sequence GTGAAGCTTACGTACCGCTCCATCGCCACTGGCATCCTCCTCGCCTCCGCATCTCTCGGCTACGCGCAGCTCGAAGGAAGCGCGCCCATCCCGCAGTCAACCAACCATCCTGTCCCCGCCATCCAGGACACCGAGACTCCCGCCCAGCGCGACGCCCGCATGGCCTGGTGGCGCGGCGCCCGCTTTGGCATGTTCATCCACTGGGGCCTCTACTCCATCCCCGCCGGCGAGTGGCATGGCCAGCGCACCACCCACATCGGCGAGTGGATCATGAACGACCTCTCCATCCCCGTCGCCGACTACAAGGCCTTCGCCACCCAGTTCAACCCCACCGGCTTCTCCGCGCACGACATCGTCGCCCTCGCCAAGGCCGCCGGCATGAAGTACATCGTCATCACCGCCAAGCACCACGACGGCTTCGCCATGTTCGACTCCAAGGTCGACCCCTTCAACATCGTCGCCGCCACCCCCTTCAAGCGTGATCCCCTCAAGGAGCTGGCCGAGGAGTGCCGAAAGCAGGGCGTCAAGCTCGGCTTCTACTACTCGCAGTCGCAGGACTGGACCGCTCCCGGCGGCGGCGCCGCCTACCGTGATCTCCCCGGACACAACAAAGAGACCGGCCACTGGGACAAGGCACAGGACGGCTCCTTCGACGACTACCTCCACAAGAAGTCCATCCCCCAGATCAAGGAGCTGCTTGAGAATTACAAAGAGTTCCCCGTCGTCGTCTGGTTCGACACCCCCGGCAAAGCCATGACCCCCGAGCGCGCCGCCGAAGTCGTCAAGCTGCTCAACAAGTACCCCAACCTCATCTGGAACAACCGTCTCGGTGGAGGCTACAAAGGCGACACCGAGACCCCGGAGCAGTTCATCCCCCCGCAGGGCTACCCCGGCCGCGACTGGGAGTCCTGCATGACGATGAACGACACCTGGGGCTACAAGTCCTTCGACACCAACTTCAAGTCTGAAGAGACCCTCCTGCGCAACCTCATTGACATCGCCTCCAAGGGCGGCAACTACCTGCTCAACATCGGGCCCGACTCCCACGGCGTCGTCCCCGCCCCCGAGGTCGAACGCCTCCGCGCCATGGGCAAGTGGCTCGACGTCAACGGCGAGGCCATCTACGGGACCTCCGCAACCATCTTCGACACCCCCACCGGCACATTCAGCACCACCGAGAAGGGTCGCGACGGCAAGCCAAAGTTCGTCCCCTCATGGGAGTGGCGCTCCACCACCAAGCCCGGCAAAGTCTACGTCGAGATCTTCGACTGGAAGAACAGCTTCCACGTCGACAAGATGCCTCGCAAGGTCACCAGTGCCTACCTGCTCGCCGACAAGGCACACAAGCCGCTCAAGTTCACCCAAAGCGGCGACGCCCTCGACGTCCAGCTACCCGCCAAGGCCCTCGACCCCATCGCCACGGTCCTCGTCCTCAACACAGCAAAATAA
- a CDS encoding polyprenyl synthetase family protein, with protein MSTLSIATAAEVFDLLRDDLAAIEQEFSKQSASNVAVITDIAQYLIAGGGKRIRPLLLLLAAKALGNDNHSRIRLGAVVEMLHTATLVHDDIIDEADTRRGRPSSNTTWGNSKCVLAGDWLYMQSFSAALEERNFHVLDLLISLTQQMVEGELLQIEKLGKLINEEEYFDLIYRKTACLFKVSMQLGAAITPHSFGDPEVIEARLGEYGRNLGLAFQIVDDVLDLTAMEEILGKPVASDLREGKATLAVIHALERGTGADREAIRTVLNDRSFAHISHPQIIEILQRHGSIEYAMDTACAYAEAARQSIADLPQSDAKRALLWVPGFVTSRDR; from the coding sequence TTGAGCACTCTCTCCATCGCGACAGCCGCCGAGGTCTTCGACCTTCTCCGCGACGATCTCGCCGCCATCGAGCAGGAGTTCTCGAAGCAGTCCGCCTCGAACGTCGCCGTCATCACCGACATCGCGCAGTACCTGATTGCGGGCGGCGGCAAACGCATTCGCCCGCTGCTGCTGCTGCTCGCGGCCAAGGCGCTCGGCAACGACAATCACAGCCGCATCCGGCTCGGCGCTGTCGTTGAGATGCTGCACACCGCAACGCTCGTCCACGACGACATCATCGACGAGGCCGACACCCGCCGCGGACGCCCCTCAAGCAACACAACCTGGGGAAACTCAAAGTGCGTCCTCGCCGGGGACTGGCTGTACATGCAGTCCTTCTCCGCTGCCCTCGAAGAGCGGAACTTCCACGTCCTTGACCTGCTCATCTCGCTGACACAGCAGATGGTCGAAGGCGAGCTGCTGCAGATTGAAAAGCTGGGCAAGTTGATCAACGAAGAAGAGTACTTCGACCTGATCTATCGCAAGACGGCCTGCCTCTTCAAAGTCTCGATGCAGCTTGGCGCGGCGATCACACCGCACAGCTTTGGCGACCCTGAGGTCATCGAGGCGCGCCTCGGCGAATACGGCCGCAATCTCGGACTCGCCTTCCAGATCGTCGACGATGTGCTCGACCTCACCGCAATGGAAGAGATCCTCGGCAAGCCCGTCGCCAGCGACCTGCGCGAAGGCAAGGCAACACTAGCTGTAATCCACGCGCTAGAGCGCGGAACAGGAGCCGACCGCGAGGCCATACGCACGGTCCTCAACGACCGCAGCTTCGCCCACATCTCCCACCCGCAGATCATCGAGATCCTGCAACGCCACGGCTCCATCGAATACGCGATGGACACAGCCTGCGCCTACGCCGAAGCCGCCCGTCAGTCGATCGCCGACCTGCCACAGTCGGATGCAAAGCGAGCTCTGCTCTGGGTGCCGGGCTTCGTCACCAGCCGCGACCGCTAG